In the Bacillus sp. FJAT-42376 genome, TAGAAGGCACGGTCTTCTTTCTCCGTAGCTTTCGTTGCAAATTCATTTAGAGTAAGCCTAATATTCTCCTGCTGTTTTAATGCATTATTTTTATAAGATGATTCGCTTCTGCCGCTGCTGAATGCGAAATACGCCCTGAATTCAGAAATGGCCAGATTAAACCCATAATCCAATTCAATGGCCAGGTTCTCCTTCTCATTGAGTCTCTTATTTCTATCACTGAATGAAGCTGTAGCTTTATTCTGGACAATTAAAAACACGGCGAACAGCAGAGCGAATATAAGCAAAATGGAGATGGTTAAAAAACTGAATTGCCTCGTCAGGCTTTTTTTTGCTGATTTTTTCATCTTATCCGAGTATCTCCTCTATTTTGGCGGACAGCTGAATCGGACTGAACGGTTTTGCCATAAAATAATCAGCCCCGGCCTGAAGAGCCGCCTGCTGATCGGACGCCTGGCTTTTGGCACTGAGCATAAGAATCCTGGCATGCTTTTTCCCGGCGAGTCCCCTGACCATTTCCATTACTTCAAGCCCTGTGTATACCGGCATCATATAATCCAGGATGATTAAGTCGTATTCATTTGCCTTTATTTTTTGAAGTGCCTCTTCCCCATCATGAGCTTCATCTATTTCATGTCCGTCATCTTCAAGCGTATCCAAAACAAGCATCCTTAGGATTTCTTCATCTTCTGCAAGCAAAATGCGCGCCATCCTCATTCCCCCTCATGTTTGCCCACTGGCCGGCAGTTAATGGTTTTCCTTCTTTTTATCGGTTTGAACCATCCATTTCTTCACTTGTCCGGGATCAGCTGCTGATTTTTTTTAGAAGATGGCGAATCCTTGATTCAATTTCTGCCAGCTTAAAAGGTTTCGTCAAATAATCATCCGCACCAAGCTTTAATGCCTTTTCAATGTCTTTTTCACTCGTCCTGTTTGTAAGCATCACCACTGTATATCGTTCCTGATCTTTAAGACTTCTGATCATCTTCAGGACTTCAATGCCGTCCATTTTCGGCATCATCCCATCCAGTATGATAAAAGAGGAAGCATCTTTTCCTTCCTCATGCCATCCGGATTGGCAAAACACGAATCCATCTTCAAAGGTTTGGATGGATAAGGTGAATTTCTTTTCCAGGCCGCTGTTTTCAAGAAGGTCTTTCAAAATGGTTCGGACAATGGGATCATCATCTACAATGGCAAACCGCAATGCTCTGCGAACCGGCTTGATTGCCAATGGATTTTGTTCAGATAGAATTTTTGCCCGCCCTTCCTGCTTCGCTCTGTATAGAGCATGATCGGCGGTCTCAATCGTCTTTTCCATTCCCTTTCCTCTGTCTGCAGAAGCTACCCCGGCAGAAAAGGAAACCGAAAATGTGTCTTTATTTGCCTTAAATTCCTTACTCATAAACTGATCAAGCATCCGGTGAAGGATTTGCTCTGCCCTTTGCGTATCGGTCCTTGGAAAAAGAACAAGGAACTCTTCTCCCCCATAGCGGAAGGGAAGGTCTCCTGTGCGGAGATCCTTTTTCAGCATTTCAGCAAAATCCCTCAGGACACGGTCTCCCATTAAATGCCCGTACGTGTCATTAATGGATTTAAAATGATCCAAATCAATTAAAGCTGCACTAAACGGCTGATTTTCACGTTCCATTTGTTCAGCAAGGCGGGTAAAAGACGGGAGCAGATGTTTTCTCGTATACACTCTCGTCAACTCGTCAAGCATAATCAGCTCTTTCATATTTTTTTTCTTCGTGACCAGCCTGCTGACACGCAGAATCAATTCATCGAGATCAAAAGGCTTTGGAATAAAATCATCCGCATCAAGCTGATAACTTTTCATTCTTGTTTCCTTTGTATCATCGACGCTCATCATCACTGCCGGTGTAAAACGGTAATTTGTATATCGTTTAAATTCTTCTAGTATATCAAGTCCGCTGCTTTCCTCCATGTGTACATCAATAATGACACAGGAAGGATCAAGATCAAAAAAGGCTCTTAATGCCTTTGAGGCCTCTGTGAAGGCCATTACAGCAAAGCCTTCCTGCTCAAGCGCATCCTTTACATACATCAGGAGGGCAGGATCATCATCAATAAGCATGACAAGATCTTTTTCTTCCGCAGTAAAGCCAGCAGACAGGGAATGACCTGCCTCCCTGTCCGCTTCTTCATCGTAAGCAATGGAAAGCAATGGGGAAAGAAAGCTCTGAAGGAGTTCCTTCGGCCATTTTTCTGACATTTTCTCTTCCGCTTCTTTCATCAGGACGGCCGCAGAACGCCCGATTTTAGGAAGTCCGATCGTCGGAGCGGTTCCTGCTAAAGAGTGGAGAAATTTATAGAGCTCTCCTCCCTCTATATCATTGGCTCCGTCATGCCAGCTTTGGAGCTGCTTTCTGATATTCTCAAGCAATTTTATTTTATATTTTTCCATCATAATCCCTCTGTTTTTATAGGTTCCTCTTTATTTTACCGATAGTTGCCTCTTAAAGCGTGAGCATTATGGGTAAAAGAAAAAGGCCCATTAAGCAAACAGAAAATCATTCGCTTAATGAGCCGCTGTATCCTTCTTGGTAAATAAAACTGGATTGAACTAGGTCAAATATACCATTTTATTCTGCAAAAAGATAGACACGGGTTTCATATGGTTTTAACGTTTCAGACGTCATATGTTTATGTGATCCGCATTCATAGTTTGATAACAGAAGGGACTCACTTGATAAAGGCAGTTTACTATACTGATAGAATGCTGGTTTAGAACTGATGTTGCTCATAATGAGTGCTTTTTGGGACCCAAGTGTTCTTGTATAAGCATAAATTTGTTTATCTTCAGGCAGAATTAAATCATAATCTCCGTAAACAAACACTTCATTTTCTTTTCGGATTTGAATTAATTGCTTAAAGAAATGATAAACAGAATCCGGGTCCGCCATCTGCGTCTCCACATTGATCGTTTCATAATTATCATTGATGCCGAACCATGGGGTTCCAGTTGTAAATCCGGCATTTTTTTCTTTATTCCACTGCATCGGTGTACGGGAATTATCACGGCCCTTCAGCCAGATAACTTCCATAATTTCCTGATGCGGACGGCCCTTCTCTGTCTCAAATTTGTAGAGATTTTTCATCGCTACATCATCATAATCATTGATGGACGGGAAGCGGACATTTGTCATTCCAAGCTCCTGCCCCTGATAGATGAACGGCGTACCCTGCATGAAGAAATACATAGCAGCAAGCGCTTTTGCACTCTCCGTTAAATATTCTTTATCATTTCCCCATGTTGAAACAGAACGGGGCTGATCATGGTTTTCAAGGAAAAGGGCATTCCACCCGCTGCCTTCAAGACCTTTTTGCCATTTTGTCAGAGTGTTTTTTAACTCAACGAGGTCTACGTGGCCTTCTGTGCCATTGTCCCATAACCCGAGATGTTCAAACTGGAAAATCATATTGAAGATTCCGTCTTCATCTCCAACCCAATCTTCTGCCTGCTCCAGTTTAACTCCGTTCGCTTCGCCTACTGTCATAATGTCATAGCGCGCAAACGTTTGCGCTTTGAGCTCAGTTAAATACTCCATGATTCCGTCTACGTTCATGTGATAATCAAACGAAGAGACGTAATCCAGACCATGCGGATTAGGCAAATCCGGGAAGTTTTCTTTTTTATTAATGTGCGAAATCGCATCCACTCGGAATCCGTCGATTCCTTTATCCAGCCACCAATTAATCATGTCGTAAACAGCTGTGCGCATCTCTTTGTTTTTCCAGTTTAAATCCGGCTGTTTCGTCGCAAATACGTGCAGGTAATACTGGCCTGTCTTCTCATCCAGTTCCCATGAGGATCCGCTGAAAATACTTTCCCAGTTGTTGGGCTCTTTCCCGTCTTTTCCATCTCTCCATATATACCAGTCTCTTTTTGGGTTGTCCTTTGAAGAACGGGATTCAATAAACCATGGGTGCTCATCACTGGAATGGTTGACGACAAGGTCAAGAATCAGTTTCATGCCCCGTCCGTGAACCTCTTTCAACAGGAGATCAAAGTCTTCCATCGTTCCGAAATCTTCCATGATATCCTGGTAATCACTGATGTCATACCCGTTATCGGCGTTAGGAGACTTAAAAATCGGACAAATCCATATGACATCGATTCCAAGATCCTTTAAATAATCCAGTTTTGAGATAATTCCCTGGATGTCGCCAATTCCATCACCGTTTGAATCCATGAAGCTGCGCGGATATATTTGATAAGCCACCGCTTCTTTCCACCAGATTCGTTTCATGTCATGCCACTCCTTTATTTGTAAGGACATCTGCCCTATCGCGTATTCGCTTACATTTTAATCATTTAGAAGAGAAATTTCTAAATCATATTATACTCTAAAAATGTTAAAGATTGAACATATTTTGAGAGAAAATGAGGGAACTTATGAAAAGCGGAAGCGTTTTGAAAGAATGCCATACAGGTAAAGTGCACAGCGTTTTGCATACTCCCGTAAAATCTTAGACGCTGAAGCTGGACAAATCCATCCAACACATGGTGCTGATTGAACCGAAAAGCGCGAGAGCAGCAGACAGTCTCCATGCATGCCAAGAAAAAGCGAAAGCAAGCGTGGAATCTTTAGCCGATAATAACTGTGCTTATAAAAAAAGCTCTGTTACACTTGACTGTTGATTTCCGCTGCAGGCGCTCGCTTTCCACTACAATCAACTGGTGTTAAAATCAGCAAAATGCTTTAACATAGCCATAAAAAAAGCCCAGAAAATTCTGGGCCTTTCCTGATTAAGCCGTTTTGGACATCAGTTGGTCCGCGCGCTTTTTCATCCAGTTTTTACCTTCCACTACTCTCGACACAAGCATTCCCGCTGCGTTATCCCCTGTTACGTTCAGCATGGTAGCCGGAGGATCAATAATCGTTGAAATGGCTGCGATAATCGGCAGTGCTTCAGGAGGGAAGCCGTACAATGATAAGATGAGCATTTCACCGATCATCCCCCCGCTTGGAATCGCCCCCATAACCGTACCGACCAGAATGGCCACAAGTACAATGCTTGTCAGCGTTCCAAAATCAGAAAAATCTTTTCCGAATATCCCGAACAGGAAGACAATTTTTAATACGCCTCCAAGAACAGAGCCATCTTTATGAAGAGCCGCTCCAAGAGGAATGGTCGTTTCACTGATATCAGGTGCAATGCCCATTTTCTTTGTTGCTTCCAAGTTAACCGGTATCGATGCAGCACTCGAGCAAGTGGCAAGTGAGGTAACGGTTGGTGAAAGCATATTTCTCCAAAACACTTTAACCCCTTGTTTCTTCCCTGCCATAAATGCATATACGGTAAAGGCCGCAAAGAAATAGACAAAAGCAGAAATGTAATAAATGAGGCCTGATTTAAAATAAGTGCCTAAAAGCATCGGGCCATACTCTCCTACGAGTGTCGCAAAGTAAGCACCAAGGCCGATTGGAGCGTAATACATAATATAGGAGACAATTTTCATCATTACTTCAGAGCCTGAAGTCAGGAATGAGGAAAATGGCTTTCCTTTCTCCCCTATTGCAGAAACAGCGATCCCAAGCAGAACCGAAAAGACAATGAGGGAAAGCATATTGCTTCTTGAAAATAGGTCGGCAAAATCCGGAACGGTAAACGTACTTACGATTTGATCCGCAAGACTTACCTCTTCTACGGCGTCCGGTTTTTCTAAAGCCATTTTTACTCCTTCAGCCGGAGGGAATATATTGACAATGACAAGCATATAAAGGGCAGCAATGAATCCGGTGAATAAAAACACCCCAAGCATACTTCCCATTATTTTACCAAGACGCTTCGTCCCCCCCATCTTCGCAATAGATGATGCAATTGTAAAAAATACTAAAGGAACGACGACCGTGAACATCGCATTTAAGAAAATGTCGCCGAACGGTTTAAGGACAACAGCCTTTTCTCCAAAAATTAATCCAATTACCGCTCCAATAATGATGGAAGATAAAAGGATAATCGGAAAGCGATAAGCTTTCATAATAGAACCTCCATCCAATATCTCTAATAAGTGCAGAACAGGATAATGCTATCAGAAATAGTGGATGAATACAATGGTATTTCTTTTTAACAATCTTTGTTTTTCTCTTCCGGTACCATACTTGCCGCCGACTTTTTTACATCAATGAGTTTAATGTGATGTCCCTCAATTTCCATCACAAGGAAGGTCAGTGTGCCTTCGGATATGAATTCCCCCTGCTGAATATCAATTTTCTTTGTCAGCATCCAGCCTCCTAATGTATCCACTTCGTCTTCTTTAAGGTCGGAGCCGAGCAAATCATTGATTTCCTCAAGAAGGATTTTTCCGTCCGCAATATAATGTCCGTCCGCAATTTTCCTGATATAAGGCTGCTCATCTGTATCAAATTCGTCCCGGATATCCCCAACAATCTCTTCGACAATATCCTCTACCGTGACAAGACCTGCCGTACCCCCGTATTCATCAACAAGAATAGCCAGATGAATGCGGTCTTTTTGCATCCGGATCAGCAAATCCTGAATGGGAATGGTTTCAATTACTTTTATGACAGGCCGGATCATATCTTTCATCTCGACTTCATTGTTCACATAAAGCGCGTGGAAAACTTCTTTTATATTGATAATGCCGACGATGTTATCTTTATCCTCAGCCTGGACCGGATACCTTGTATACCGCTCATTTCTCATGATCTCCATATTTTCCCGGACACTTGCGTTTTGTTCGACTGTTACCATCTCCGTTCTCGGCACCATAATTTCTCTTGCAAGACGGTTATCGAATTCAAAAATTTTGTTTACATATTTGTATTCAGACTGATTGATTTCTCCCTTTTCGAAGCTTTCCGACAAAATGATCCTCAGTTCTTCTTCACTTAATGCGACTTCGTGCTCTGAAGCCTGATGAAAGCCAAACAGTCTGACAATCGCTCGAGCGGATCCGTTCAGTGCCTTAATGAACGGGAACATGATTTTATAAAAAACGAGCAGCGGCCTTGCAAATAGGAGCGTGACTTCCTCTGCTTTTTGAATGGCAACCGTTTTTGGCGCCAATTCTCCGATTACAACATGCAGAAACGTAACAGCTGAAAAGGCAATGACAAAGGAGAGGATAGATGAAAACGGTTCCTGCAGCGACAGTTGATGAAAGAGCGGGTGCAGCAGTTTTTCTACCGTTGGCTCGCCAAGCCAACCCAGTCCTAATGCCGTAATGGTAATTCCAAGCTGGCAGGCTGAGAGTGCCTCATCAAGATTTGTAATCGCTTTTTCCACGAATACAGCTTTCTTGTTTCCTTCAGCGACAAGCTGATCGATACGCGATTTCCTTACTTTTACAACAGCAAATTCGGTCGCAACGAAAAACGCCGTTGCGGCAATTAATAAACATACAAGTGCTACATTGATCACAATCATGAAAGATCAAGCTCCTCCTCTTCCCTGTTCCTCTAAGCAAATATCATAATAAGCACGGCAAGCGGCAGAGATTCCGATACAGGTGCTTCTGAACGCTTGATAATCTGATTCCACGGACATGGCGGGCAGCCGCCGGCCCTTTCCATCATTGTTTTTTCCTTTATACCGCACCAGCCAAGCCAGTCCGGATGCCAAAGGGTTCTCTTAATTGTACGGTCAGCAGTTCCTGCTAGTAGTTTCTGCAGTTTTTTCTGGTCTATCCAGAAAGAAGATGCCAAAACGGGTGCATACTATCGGTAAAGGACCGATTACAGAAGGTGAAACGATGAAAATATCCGGCAGGGAAAAAGAGAATTTAAGCGAAGCCATTGACCAGATGAATGAAGCACTTGATGTGTTTATTCAAACATATAATCAATCTGAAGAAGATAAACCTGTCATTCGATTCACACAGGATACAGAACAATCCATTCGATCCGCTATGAAAATTTACGGAGAAGCAGTCATTGAGAAAAAAATCAATACGCTCATCAAAGAGTTTCTATCTTTTACTGAAAACAAAGCGGGTAAAAAGGATGGGTAAAAAATGGGTGATTCTGTGGCAGAAGCTCCCTGTTTATGCCAGGATTGCCCTATTTGTCCTTCTGCTCATATTTGTATTCGGAAATTTAATGACATGGATTGAGCCTGAAACCTATCCTACTCTGTTTGATGGTTTATGGTGGACGGTAGTGACCATATCCACCGTAGGCTTTGGAGATCTCGTCCCTAAAACGGTTTTAGGGAAAATGACCGGCATGATCATTATTTTACTTGGAGCCGCTTTTGCAACAGCCTTTTTCGCAGCATTTGCCGCTGCCGCTGTGGAGCTCCAAAATGGGCTGAAAAGAGGGAAGCTGATGTTTAAGGATCAAAACCACGTTGTCATTGTCGGATGGAATGCAAAATCAGCTGAAATCGTCCGATCTATGCTCAAAGCCTCTCCATCACAGCCAATTGTACTTATTGACCAAACACTTGAAGAATCCCCAAACGATCAGCTTCATTTTATTAAAGGCCCGGCCATTCAGGATCAAACCCTTATGCAGGCAAATATTACAAAAGCTAAAAGTATTGTGATAACCTCAGACCACCATAAAAATGAAACGGATGCGGACATGCAGACCATTCTCGTTATATTGGGGGTTAAAGGAATCAGCCCGGATACCTATACGATTGCCGAAATCCAAACCTCGCATCAGGCAGTTAATGCGAAACGTGCGGGAGCGGATGAAATTGTCAAAACCTTCGAACTGTCCAGCCATATAATGGTGAACGGCATTTTGCACAAACATTCTATTAAAGAAAGCACAGAAATGATGAACCCGGGAGAAGGAAAGCATATTGAAGTGGATGAAATTCCGGCTTCGCTTCATGATGTTCCATTTAAAGAACTGAGCCTTTTTTTTCTTGAACAAAACAGCATCCTTCTTGGAATTAAGCGCGGAGAGGAGCTTTATTATAACCCGCCTGCCCATTTCAGCATCCGCCAAGGAGATCAGGCCATTTTATTTATTTGCTGATCAAAGAAAAAGCTGGCCTAACCGGGAATCTCTTCCCTGCTTGGTCCAGCTTTTTCTTTAGGTGATTCTCCCGCTTAATCTAAATCAGAAAGAAAAGCAGTACAGGGATTTTATGAAAGCAGAACTGTTTCCAGCTCTTTTACAAGTGCTTTTCCTAAATCGATATATTTCTCCGGAAAAGAAGCGTCCTTATCCTGCGGCTCCGAAAATTGATTAAACGATGCCTGAAAGTTGCCAATCCTTGCATGATCATCCAGGCCGATTTGATATTTGTGGGATAATAAATAAGGTGTACCGAGCTCTACGGTTGTATTTCTGGAGTCCAGGGCCCCGCTTGCTGCAAAAAATGGGAGCCTTAGAAACTGATACCCCACTTCATCATCTATTTTGTAATCAAACGACCCTTTTTCATAATCCCAGCCCCCGCCGATGGAATAGCCCAGCGGTTTAAGTTCAGATTCCAAATCAAATAAATTATACTGCTGCCCTTCAAGCCTTGAAGGAATTTCAATCATTGGAACACCTCCGTTCTAACAGGTAGGTTTTCCTTTAGACACGCTTTCATGCAAAAAGGAACTGCCCAAAATTGGACAGTTCCTTTTGTCTTCTTATTTTAAGCGTTTTTCAAGCTCTGC is a window encoding:
- a CDS encoding response regulator — its product is MARILLAEDEEILRMLVLDTLEDDGHEIDEAHDGEEALQKIKANEYDLIILDYMMPVYTGLEVMEMVRGLAGKKHARILMLSAKSQASDQQAALQAGADYFMAKPFSPIQLSAKIEEILG
- a CDS encoding dicarboxylate/amino acid:cation symporter, encoding MKAYRFPIILLSSIIIGAVIGLIFGEKAVVLKPFGDIFLNAMFTVVVPLVFFTIASSIAKMGGTKRLGKIMGSMLGVFLFTGFIAALYMLVIVNIFPPAEGVKMALEKPDAVEEVSLADQIVSTFTVPDFADLFSRSNMLSLIVFSVLLGIAVSAIGEKGKPFSSFLTSGSEVMMKIVSYIMYYAPIGLGAYFATLVGEYGPMLLGTYFKSGLIYYISAFVYFFAAFTVYAFMAGKKQGVKVFWRNMLSPTVTSLATCSSAASIPVNLEATKKMGIAPDISETTIPLGAALHKDGSVLGGVLKIVFLFGIFGKDFSDFGTLTSIVLVAILVGTVMGAIPSGGMIGEMLILSLYGFPPEALPIIAAISTIIDPPATMLNVTGDNAAGMLVSRVVEGKNWMKKRADQLMSKTA
- a CDS encoding potassium channel family protein, giving the protein MGKKWVILWQKLPVYARIALFVLLLIFVFGNLMTWIEPETYPTLFDGLWWTVVTISTVGFGDLVPKTVLGKMTGMIIILLGAAFATAFFAAFAAAAVELQNGLKRGKLMFKDQNHVVIVGWNAKSAEIVRSMLKASPSQPIVLIDQTLEESPNDQLHFIKGPAIQDQTLMQANITKAKSIVITSDHHKNETDADMQTILVILGVKGISPDTYTIAEIQTSHQAVNAKRAGADEIVKTFELSSHIMVNGILHKHSIKESTEMMNPGEGKHIEVDEIPASLHDVPFKELSLFFLEQNSILLGIKRGEELYYNPPAHFSIRQGDQAILFIC
- a CDS encoding hemolysin family protein, with amino-acid sequence MIVINVALVCLLIAATAFFVATEFAVVKVRKSRIDQLVAEGNKKAVFVEKAITNLDEALSACQLGITITALGLGWLGEPTVEKLLHPLFHQLSLQEPFSSILSFVIAFSAVTFLHVVIGELAPKTVAIQKAEEVTLLFARPLLVFYKIMFPFIKALNGSARAIVRLFGFHQASEHEVALSEEELRIILSESFEKGEINQSEYKYVNKIFEFDNRLAREIMVPRTEMVTVEQNASVRENMEIMRNERYTRYPVQAEDKDNIVGIINIKEVFHALYVNNEVEMKDMIRPVIKVIETIPIQDLLIRMQKDRIHLAILVDEYGGTAGLVTVEDIVEEIVGDIRDEFDTDEQPYIRKIADGHYIADGKILLEEINDLLGSDLKEDEVDTLGGWMLTKKIDIQQGEFISEGTLTFLVMEIEGHHIKLIDVKKSAASMVPEEKNKDC
- a CDS encoding response regulator, with the translated sequence MMEKYKIKLLENIRKQLQSWHDGANDIEGGELYKFLHSLAGTAPTIGLPKIGRSAAVLMKEAEEKMSEKWPKELLQSFLSPLLSIAYDEEADREAGHSLSAGFTAEEKDLVMLIDDDPALLMYVKDALEQEGFAVMAFTEASKALRAFFDLDPSCVIIDVHMEESSGLDILEEFKRYTNYRFTPAVMMSVDDTKETRMKSYQLDADDFIPKPFDLDELILRVSRLVTKKKNMKELIMLDELTRVYTRKHLLPSFTRLAEQMERENQPFSAALIDLDHFKSINDTYGHLMGDRVLRDFAEMLKKDLRTGDLPFRYGGEEFLVLFPRTDTQRAEQILHRMLDQFMSKEFKANKDTFSVSFSAGVASADRGKGMEKTIETADHALYRAKQEGRAKILSEQNPLAIKPVRRALRFAIVDDDPIVRTILKDLLENSGLEKKFTLSIQTFEDGFVFCQSGWHEEGKDASSFIILDGMMPKMDGIEVLKMIRSLKDQERYTVVMLTNRTSEKDIEKALKLGADDYLTKPFKLAEIESRIRHLLKKISS
- a CDS encoding YugN-like family protein, with protein sequence MIEIPSRLEGQQYNLFDLESELKPLGYSIGGGWDYEKGSFDYKIDDEVGYQFLRLPFFAASGALDSRNTTVELGTPYLLSHKYQIGLDDHARIGNFQASFNQFSEPQDKDASFPEKYIDLGKALVKELETVLLS
- a CDS encoding alpha-glucosidase; protein product: MKRIWWKEAVAYQIYPRSFMDSNGDGIGDIQGIISKLDYLKDLGIDVIWICPIFKSPNADNGYDISDYQDIMEDFGTMEDFDLLLKEVHGRGMKLILDLVVNHSSDEHPWFIESRSSKDNPKRDWYIWRDGKDGKEPNNWESIFSGSSWELDEKTGQYYLHVFATKQPDLNWKNKEMRTAVYDMINWWLDKGIDGFRVDAISHINKKENFPDLPNPHGLDYVSSFDYHMNVDGIMEYLTELKAQTFARYDIMTVGEANGVKLEQAEDWVGDEDGIFNMIFQFEHLGLWDNGTEGHVDLVELKNTLTKWQKGLEGSGWNALFLENHDQPRSVSTWGNDKEYLTESAKALAAMYFFMQGTPFIYQGQELGMTNVRFPSINDYDDVAMKNLYKFETEKGRPHQEIMEVIWLKGRDNSRTPMQWNKEKNAGFTTGTPWFGINDNYETINVETQMADPDSVYHFFKQLIQIRKENEVFVYGDYDLILPEDKQIYAYTRTLGSQKALIMSNISSKPAFYQYSKLPLSSESLLLSNYECGSHKHMTSETLKPYETRVYLFAE